Sequence from the Streptomyces sp. R33 genome:
ATGCGGCAGGCCATCCAGCACCTCGTCGACAAGGGGCTGCTGGTCCGCAAGCGCGGCGTCGGCACGCAGGTCGTGCACAGCAGGGTCCGCCGCCAGGTCGAGCTGACCAGCCTCCACGACGACCTGCTCCGCGCCGACCGGCATCCGCGCACCGAGGTGTTGTCGATGGAGCGCGTTCCGGCCCCGGACGAGGTGGCGGCTGCGCTGCGCCTGCCGCCGGGCAGCGAGGTCGTCGCGCTCGAGCGGCTGCGCTATGCGGACGGCGAGCCGCTGGCCCTGCTGCGCAACCACGTCCCCGTCGAGCTGTGCCGGTTCACCGTGGACGACCTGGCGGACCGGGGCCTGTACGAGCTGCTGCGCGCGGCCGGTACCCGGCTGAGCCTGGCCGACCAGTCGATCACCGCCCGGCGGGCGTCCACCGCCGAGGCCCGGCTGCTCTCCGAGGTCCGGGGTGCCCCGCTGCTGGCCATGCGGCGCACGGCGTACGACAGCGACGGCCGCCCCGTGGAGTACGGCGACCACCTCTACCGTGCTTCGCTCTACTCCTTCGAAATCACCCTCATGGCGCGCTGAGGCGCACCCCCGGACCCGTCACGGTCCGACCTCACACACCGAACAACCAAGTCCGTATGTCTTGACATACTGACTTGCGCGGGACGAAGGTGATGCCCATCGCTGCGGCACACCCACCCGCCCCCCGGGGTGCCCCAGCGGCCGGCGCACGTACTCCCCCTTCAGGGCCGACACCTCGCCTCCGGCCCCGCAGCCCCTCATCGGAGGTCGCACCCCATGAACGTGAACCACTCCGCACCCGGACGCCGACCCTCCGCGTCCCGCAGACGCAACCTGCCCGGCCCGCTGCCCACCGCCGCGGTCGCCGTGGCGCTCGCCTTCGCCGCCGCCTGCAGCGGCCCCGCCGCCGAGGGCGGTTCCGCCAAGAGTCCGGCCGCCGGCGCGTCCGGCGCCAAGCCGGCTGCCGGAAACGGATCCCTGCACATCGCGGTCATCAGCCACGGCGGTCCCGGCGACGCGTTCTGGAACGTGGTGAAGAACGGTTCCACCGACGCGGGCAAGCAGCTCGGCGTACAGGTGGACTACAACTCCGACCCGGACCCCTCCGGCCAGGCCAAACTGATCGACAACGCGGTCGCCCAGCACGTCGGCGGCCTGGTCGTCTCGATGGCCAACCCCGACGCCCTCCAGAGTTCGGTCAAGGCCGCCGTCGCGGCCGGGATCCCGGTGATCACCATCAACTCGGGATCCGCCAAGAGCCGCGAGTTCGGCGCCATCGGGCACGTGGGCCAGGAGGAATCGGTCGCCGGTGAGGGCGCGGGCGCCAAGCTCAGGCAGAGCGGACGCCACAAGGTCCTCTGCGTGATCCACGAGGCGGGCAACATCGGCCTCAACCAGCGCTGCGACGGCGCCCGCAAGGGCTTCGGCGGCGACGTGGTCAACCTCCAGGTCGACGCCGCCAACCCGACCGACGTACTGTCCCGGATCCGCGGCGCCCTCCAGGCCGACCCCGCGGTCGACGGCGTCCTCACGCTCAACGCCCAGATAGCCGCGACGGCCACCGAAGCGGTCAAGGCCCTCAACTCCAAGGCACAGGTGGCCACCTTCGACCTCAACACCGACGTGATCGGCGCCGTCAAGGCCGGCACCATCACCTTCGCCGTGGACCAGCAGCAGTACGAGCAGGGTTACCTGCCCGTCGTCATGCTGAAGCTCCAGCACGACAACGGCAACACCGTCGGCGGCGGCCTGCCCGTTTTCACCGGCCCCGCCTTCGTCGATGCGTCCAACGTCGACCAGGTGGCGAAGTACGCGGCCCGGGGCACCCGATGACCGCAACCTCCCCCGCCCGAACTACCCCCGCCACCCCGCAGCAGGGTTCCGGGCCGGACGAGCGGCTCGCCCGGCGCGGCCCACTGGGCCGGCTGCTGTTGCGGCCCGAACTCGGCGCCCTCCTCGGCGCGTTGCTCGTCTTCACCTTCTTCTCCGCGGTCACCGGCCAGTTCCTCAGCCCGCTGGGCGCGGCGACCTGGCTCGACGACTCGGCGACGCTCGGCATCGTCGCCGTCGCCGTCGCCCTGCTCATGATCGGCGGCGAGTTCGACCTCTCCGCCGGGGTGATGACGGCGTCCACGGCCCTGGTGACCGCACTGCTCTCGGTCGAACTCGGCTGGAACGTCTGGCTCGCGCTCCTCGTCGCGCTGGCCTTCGCCCTCGGCGTGGGAGCCCTCAACGGCTGGCTGGTCATGCGCACCGGGCTGCCGAGCTTCATCGTCACCCTCGGCTCGTTCCTCGCCCTCCAGGGCCTCAACCTCGGCGTGACCCGCGCGGTGACAGGAAGCGTGCAGGTCAGCGGTATGCGCAGTACGCCGGGCTTCGAATCGGCAGGCTATGTTTTCGCCTCCACCATCGACATCGGGGGGACGTCGTTCCAGATCTCGCTGGTGTGGTGGGTCGTGGCGACGGTGCTCGCCTCGCTCGTCCTGATGCGCACCCGCGGCGGAAACTGGATCTTCGCGGTGGGCGGCTCGGCACTGAGTGCCCGTCAGGTGGGCGTACCCGTCGAGCGTACGAAGATCGTGCTGTTCATGACCACGGCGACCGCCGCCTGGCTGGTCGGCACCATCAACATCCTGCGGTTCACCACCGTGCAGGCCAACCAGGGTGTCGGGCTGGAGTTCCAGTACATCATCGCCGCGGTCATCGGCGGCTGCCTGATGACCGGCGGGTACGGCTCGGCGGTCGGCGCCGCGATCGGCGCGCTCATCTTCGGCATGGCCCGCCAGGGCATCGTCTTCGCCCAGTGGAACAGCGACTGGTTCATGGCGTTCCTCGGCGTGATGCTGCTCTCCGCCGTCCTGGTCAACAACACGTTCCGGCGTCGGGCGGAAAGGGTACGGCGATGAAGGACGCATCCCGGGCGCTGCGCCCGCTGCTGGAGGCCAAGGGCATCGGCAAGTCGTACGGCTCCGTCATCGCGCTGCGCGACGTGAGCGCGGTCGTCCATCCCGGCCAGGTGACCTGTGTCCTGGGCGACAACGGAGCCGGCAAGTCCACCCTGATCAAGATCCTGGCCGGTGCGCACCAGCACACCGGCGGCCAACTCCTCCTCGACGGCGAGCCGGTGCACTTCCCCTCACCGCGCGCGGCACTCGACCGGGGTATCGCCACGGTGTTCCAGGACCTCTCGGTCGTGCCGCTGATGAGCGTGTGGCGCAACTTCTTCCTCGGCTCCGAGCCCGTACGCCGCTTCGGGCCGGTGCGCCTCCTCGACCGGAGGTACGGCCGGGATACGGCCCGTACGGCACTGCGCGAGATGGGCATCGACCTGCGCGACGTCGAGCAGCCGGTCGGGACGCTGTCGGGTGGCGAGCGGCAGTGCGTCGCCATCGCGCGGGCGGTCCACTTCGGGGCCCGGGTGCTCATTCTGGACGAACCGACCGCGGCGCTCGGCGTCAAGCAGGCCGGTGTGGTGCTGCGTTACGTGGCACAGGCGCGGGACCGGGGTCTCGGCGTGGTCCTGATCACGCACAACCCGCACCACGCCTACCCGGTCGGCGACCGGTTCCTGCTCCTCAAGCGGGGCCGCAGCCTGGGCTGTTTCGAGAAGGCCGACATCTCGCTGGCCGAGCTGACCCGCCAGATGGCCGGCGGAGCCGAACTCGAGGCCCTGGAGCACGAACTCCGCTCGCCCGAGCCCGCGCCCGCCGACTGACGACAGCCCGGCCACTCCCTCTTCTCCCCCTGCTCTCCGCTCCGTCGAAAGGCGACACCATGCGCGTCGGTCTTCTGGGAACGGGCCGCATCGGCTCCTTCCACGCCAGAACACTGGCCACCCACCCCGCGGTCACCGAACTCCTGGTGGCCGACACCGATCCCGCCCGCGCCCACGACGTGGCGGGCACGCTCGCGGACGCCCGGGCATCCGTCGCCGCTCTCGACTCGGT
This genomic interval carries:
- a CDS encoding GntR family transcriptional regulator, with the protein product MSSLASLISIDRSSPVPLYFQVAVRLEELIAGGELPAGSRLENEIALAGDLGLSRPTMRQAIQHLVDKGLLVRKRGVGTQVVHSRVRRQVELTSLHDDLLRADRHPRTEVLSMERVPAPDEVAAALRLPPGSEVVALERLRYADGEPLALLRNHVPVELCRFTVDDLADRGLYELLRAAGTRLSLADQSITARRASTAEARLLSEVRGAPLLAMRRTAYDSDGRPVEYGDHLYRASLYSFEITLMAR
- a CDS encoding ATP-binding cassette domain-containing protein → MKDASRALRPLLEAKGIGKSYGSVIALRDVSAVVHPGQVTCVLGDNGAGKSTLIKILAGAHQHTGGQLLLDGEPVHFPSPRAALDRGIATVFQDLSVVPLMSVWRNFFLGSEPVRRFGPVRLLDRRYGRDTARTALREMGIDLRDVEQPVGTLSGGERQCVAIARAVHFGARVLILDEPTAALGVKQAGVVLRYVAQARDRGLGVVLITHNPHHAYPVGDRFLLLKRGRSLGCFEKADISLAELTRQMAGGAELEALEHELRSPEPAPAD
- a CDS encoding ABC transporter permease, producing the protein MTATSPARTTPATPQQGSGPDERLARRGPLGRLLLRPELGALLGALLVFTFFSAVTGQFLSPLGAATWLDDSATLGIVAVAVALLMIGGEFDLSAGVMTASTALVTALLSVELGWNVWLALLVALAFALGVGALNGWLVMRTGLPSFIVTLGSFLALQGLNLGVTRAVTGSVQVSGMRSTPGFESAGYVFASTIDIGGTSFQISLVWWVVATVLASLVLMRTRGGNWIFAVGGSALSARQVGVPVERTKIVLFMTTATAAWLVGTINILRFTTVQANQGVGLEFQYIIAAVIGGCLMTGGYGSAVGAAIGALIFGMARQGIVFAQWNSDWFMAFLGVMLLSAVLVNNTFRRRAERVRR
- a CDS encoding sugar ABC transporter substrate-binding protein, which gives rise to MNVNHSAPGRRPSASRRRNLPGPLPTAAVAVALAFAAACSGPAAEGGSAKSPAAGASGAKPAAGNGSLHIAVISHGGPGDAFWNVVKNGSTDAGKQLGVQVDYNSDPDPSGQAKLIDNAVAQHVGGLVVSMANPDALQSSVKAAVAAGIPVITINSGSAKSREFGAIGHVGQEESVAGEGAGAKLRQSGRHKVLCVIHEAGNIGLNQRCDGARKGFGGDVVNLQVDAANPTDVLSRIRGALQADPAVDGVLTLNAQIAATATEAVKALNSKAQVATFDLNTDVIGAVKAGTITFAVDQQQYEQGYLPVVMLKLQHDNGNTVGGGLPVFTGPAFVDASNVDQVAKYAARGTR